The nucleotide window CCGGTTTATTGCATATTGCGGATGTTCTATATGAAAAATAAACCAAGAAATACGAGGCGCGAATTGTTGATGCTCGTATTCTTCTTTTACAGCGTCAGTATTTTTTCTCAAACGATTATCCCAAACTTCCAAATCTCGAATGCACAGATCATTTTTGATACTTCGACCGCATATGTGCGCAGCAATTTCACCCCATTACAAACAATTATGCTGTATTATGACCAATTGAATGGACCGTTGGCAAATATCGCATTTTATAATCTGGCAGGCAATATTGTTCTGTTTATTCCT belongs to Solibacillus sp. FSL W7-1436 and includes:
- a CDS encoding VanZ family protein; the encoded protein is MIHSFLLSMMAYCTVSFPVYCILRMFYMKNKPRNTRRELLMLVFFFYSVSIFSQTIIPNFQISNAQIIFDTSTAYVRSNFTPLQTIMLYYDQLNGPLANIAFYNLAGNIVLFIPFGFFIPLLWKKFRGWRIMHIVAFTIPLFIEGTQYFIGRSIDVDDVLLNAIAIVIGFMLFKIFRRLRKMSTSK